Proteins from one Plodia interpunctella isolate USDA-ARS_2022_Savannah chromosome 7, ilPloInte3.2, whole genome shotgun sequence genomic window:
- the LOC128671241 gene encoding multiple epidermal growth factor-like domains protein 10, with translation MMVKRVVFLFVTCCVLELSMAVLKTGDDGVCTVKSSVRKTRTRVVTFYKRCGKKRCIARATKPETFWVTTNQTVCCEGWVYSGEEDTCTPQCTGCLGGRCTAPNVCHCDPPSYLDPEQKNCITPTCSPPCVNAECGQNNTCHCKTDFNPFNATHCFKCEDGYNITSNFECVPICAKKCVNGNCTAPNKCSCLPGFSNKTKDESTCEPVCSKCINSKCTGPDTCSCLDGYSKVNTSYCAPKCEKCDGVCIKPNVCQCREGYSKVKGVCTPTCNETCVNSVCTGPNLCSCFDGYMKRDNSSVCYKSCNKCNSTCRDGACIEKDCSFTQSVPKTKWKGGKRVQYVEKVKRNACCSGWYYNRKEKACKAVCDQGCNGGTCVEPNVCRCPSSLVLKNNMECVPPTCKDPCVNAVCVSDDECMCNPDYIPLNNTHCGPQCLSGFHNDPVTLNCTCNTGFRIDPTNSSNCLPVCDPVCVNATCVSPNTCTCLFGYEQISNTTCSPKCEDCDNGTCIAPNLCQCHDGFSKNSVGKCVPFCSKPCMNGYCIEPETCGCDSGYRPDNKDKYSCAPICKNECVNAVCVAPNKCSCLPGYKGSEESNICRPVCDSCVHGECIRPNVCKCNEGYSFVDGTCSPVCRNVCVNGKCVAPDTCRCNEDYFRNDTNPHVCFKPCLGLCEYGTCDLDGRCLCERGYKAENETCVELKPVNCAACNGTCNDGTCWCQDERQPCFTAETAEVSPTTTLAGMELSFVVAGAVILLLVMMLMIVMQRIYSRRKKMETKASTDYNAYGSVVYTVPNTLTREFIDPDEEEKDADTKSDYENAIEDKQVQKQLLSSHDDNAV, from the exons ATGATGGTGAAGCGtgtagtgtttttatttgtaacatgtTGTGTTTTGGAGTTGTCCATGGCTGTGTTGAAAACAGGTGACGATGGAGTGTGTACTGTGAAATCCAG TGTCCGCAAAACACGCACCAGGGTTGTCACATTCTACAAACGATGTGGCAAAAAAAGATGCATAGCAAGAGCGACTAAACCTGAG ACATTCTGGGTGACAACAAACCAAACAGTATGCTGCGAAGGTTGGGTGTACAGCGGTGAAGAGGATACCTGTACCCCGCAATGTACAGGCTGTCTTGGAGGCCGCTGTACCGCCCCAAACGTCTGCCATTGCGACCCACCTTCCTACCTCGATCCAGAACAGAAAAACTGTATAACCCCCACATGCAGTCCACCATGCGTCAACGCAGAATGTGGCCAGAACAACACCTGTCATTGCAAAACCGACTTTAACCCCTTCAACGCAACGCACTGTTTCAAATGCGAAGACGGCTACAACATAACTTCAAATTTCGAATGCGTCCCAATATGCGCGAAGAAGTGCGTCAATGGAAATTGCACGGCGCCAAATAAATGTTCTTGCCTGCCAggattttcaaacaaaactaaaGACGAGTCTACATGCGAGCCCGTTTGCAGTAAATGTATTAATTCCAAATGTACCGGACCAGATACATGCTCGTGCTTAGACGGTTATTCTAAAGTGAATACAAGTTATTGCGCGCCGAAATGTGAGAAATGTGACGGAGTGTGCATCAAGCCTAACGTTTGCCAGTGTCGCGAAGGATATTCTAAAGTTAAAGGCGTGTGCACACCGACGTGCAACGAGACTTGTGTGAACAGCGTGTGTACTGGGCCTAATTTGTGTTCGTGCTTTGACGGCTATATGAAGAGGGATAACTCTTCGGTCTGCTACAAGTCTTGCAATAAATGCAACAGCACATGTAGAGATGGAGCGTGCATCGAAAAGGACTGCTCTTTTACGCAATC tgtaccaaaaacaaaatggaaggGAGGCAAACGTGtt CAATACGTGGAGAAGGTGAAAAGAAACGCGTGTTGCAGCGGATGGTATTACAACAGAAAGGAGAAAGCGTGCAAAGCGGTTTGCGACCAGGGCTGTAACGGGGGCACCTGTGTGGAACCCAACGTGTGTCGCTGTCCCTCCTCCCTAGTCCTCAAAAACAACATGGAGTGCGTCCCCCCTACTTGCAAGGATCCATGCGTCAACGCTGTCTGCGTCAGTGACGATGAGTGCATGTGCAACCCTGACTACATCCCCCTCAATAACACACATTGCGGCCCCCAATGCCTCTCTGGATTCCACAACGACCCTGTCACTTTAAACTGCACTTGTAACACTGGTTTTCGAATCGACCCAACAAACTCATCCAACTGCCTCCCCGTTTGCGACCCTGTCTGTGTCAACGCTACCTGCGTATCCCCAAATACGTGCACCTGCCTTTTCGGCTACGAACAGATCAGCAACACAACATGCAGTCCGAAATGCGAAGATTGCGACAACGGGACGTGCATTGCGCCAAACTTGTGTCAATGTCATGACGGCTTCTCAAAAAATAGCGTCGGAAAATGCGTACCTTTCTGCAGTAAGCCGTGTATGAATGGCTATTGTATAGAACCTGAAACGTGTGGTTGCGATAGCGGCTACCGACCTGATAATAAGGACAAATACTCGTGCGCACCTATATGCAAAAACGAATGCGTCAACGCTGTGTGCGTAGCTCCAAACAAATGCTCTTGTCTTCCTGGCTATAAAGGATCAGAAGAAAGTAATATATGTAGACCTGTTTGTGATAGCTGCGTCCACGGTGAATGTATTAGACCAAACGTATGCAAGTGCAATGAAGGTTACAGTTTTGTAGACGGCACTTGCTCTCCTGTTTGCCGTAATGTCTGTGTGAATGGTAAATGCGTAGCACCAGATACTTGTAGATGCAATGaagattattttagaaatgacACGAATCCTCATGTCTGTTTCAAGCCGTGTTTGGGACTGTGTGAGTACGGGACTTGTGATTTGGACGGACGGTGTCTGTGTGAGAGAGGATATAAAGCTGAAAATGAAACGTGCGTGGAGTTGAAAcc TGTCAACTGTGCCGCCTGCAACGGAACCTGTAACGATGGGACGTGCTGGTGTCAGGACGAAAGACAGCCTTGCTTCACGGCTGAGACGGCGGAAGTGTCACCCACCACCAc GCTGGCCGGCATGGAGCTGTCATTTGTGGTGGCGGGAGCAGTGATCTTGCTGCTGGTGATGATGCTGATGATAGTGATGCAGAGGATCTATAGCCGCAGGAAGAAGATGGAGACCAAAGCGTCCACTGACT ATAACGCATACGGCAGTGTGGTATACACCGTTCCCAACACACTCACGAGAGAGTTCATTGACCCCgacgaagaagaaaaagacGCCGACACGAAATCCGATTACGAAAATGCGATAGAAGACAAACAAGTTCAGAAACAACTTTTGTCTTCACACGATGATAATGCAGTATaa